In Vigna unguiculata cultivar IT97K-499-35 chromosome 3, ASM411807v1, whole genome shotgun sequence, a single genomic region encodes these proteins:
- the LOC114177005 gene encoding expansin-like B1, with protein MELSFKHHIGLVCIILLFPALCYCQEYTKSRATFYSTSDGYGTPTGACGFGEYGRKMNWYDGSVAGVSGLWRNGVGCGTCYQVKCLIENLCDENGAYLAATDQGYGDNTDFVMSPRAFTQLGHDENAYEELKKYGTVDIEYRRVPCSYTGNVVFYIKESSSNPGYFAVVILNVNGINDVTAVELWQSGEWKALNRNYGAVFDFANPPSGEIRLRFKVSGMSDWVDPRIVIPSYWQPGSTYVTEVQLK; from the exons ATGGAGCTTAGCTTTAAGCACCACATTGGCCTTGTTTGTATCATACTGCTCTTTCCTGCACTGTGTTACTGCCAGGAATATACTAAATCCAGAGCAACCTTTTATAGTACCTCTGATGGCTATGGGACTCCAA CGGGAGCTTGTGGATTTGGAGAATATGGAAGGAAGATGAATTGGTATGATGGAAGCGTCGCAGGAGTCTCTGGGCTATGGAGGAATGGAGTTGGCTGTGGGACATGCTATCAG GTAAAGTGCCTTATAGAAAACCTATGCGATGAGAATGGAGCATACCTGGCGGCAACAGACCAGGGTTACGGGGACAACACAGACTTCGTGATGAGCCCACGCGCCTTCACACAACTGGGACATGATGAGAATGCTTACGAAGAACTTAAGAAATACGGTACAGTGGATATTGAATACAGAAGGGTTCCGTGTAGCTACACCGGCAACGTGGTGTTCTATATCAAGGAAAGTAGCAGCAACCCTGGTTACTTTGCTGTGGTAATTCTGAATGTGAACGGAATAAACGATGTCACTGCGGTTGAATTGTGGCAGTCTGGAGAATGGAAGGCACTTAACAGAAACTATGGAGCAGTGTTTGACTTTGCTAACCCTCCGAGTGGGGAAATCAGGTTGAGGTTTAAGGTGAGTGGCATGTCCGATTGGGTGGACCCCAGGATTGTCATTCCTAGTTACTGGCAGCCCGGAAGCACTTATGTCACCGAGGTTCAGCTTAAATAG